In a single window of the Sorangium aterium genome:
- a CDS encoding tyrosine-type recombinase/integrase → MTDIPQRRARAKRSPVLPSSSLPASTSPDRRPRSGRSGGRPSLPGKAGAPDAAPPGTASSTENPKPTTCTTGRSAGEKRANGSGSVRLRGKAWSARLSLGEAGRPTFTLPTCRTEQEANARLQVLSGLAGRLLAAGQIVLGVPLLEQAAAREGSALRDVRLAIDQLCKGEARARATGETTFAEFAERVLSGKLAEQYPDHVKAIRSADDYRSRLAHVLDVLGPVPLVRLTIDHADRAMSLLPGHLEPSTRRNVAMVVHRILSLAVYPARLIGGNPLPRGWVPKADHDKAKGYLYPDEDQLLMGSKVIPLCFRIYYGFLIREGMRADEAGQLEWSDVDLDRGAVVLDENKTDEPRAWALSSDVVRALRKWREICPDQVRVFVGKWGCNSLPGRNGAERFRDHLRRAGITRPELFETTDSRLNIRLHDTRATFITIKLSNGRTETWISDRTGHKSSGQIHHYKRAARKVAELGLGDFAPLDEAIPELTGKERSEGTPAPAGPATRAASAEAAIAPAQTVQAPARADLSAPVAAEAEAPEGARLGPRWAKPTARVSEPQAELIEIIDLIPDRSSVPGKSLGNEFAVANRCDPSRLPPFCGAPTDRTPFEGIAPTRAHPRNPSPASS, encoded by the coding sequence ATGACCGACATACCCCAGCGGCGGGCGCGTGCCAAGCGCTCGCCGGTCCTCCCTTCATCATCCCTTCCCGCATCCACATCGCCCGACCGGCGTCCGCGTTCGGGCCGCTCCGGCGGGCGCCCCTCGTTGCCGGGGAAGGCCGGTGCGCCCGACGCGGCCCCGCCTGGTACGGCCAGTTCGACGGAGAACCCGAAGCCGACCACCTGCACCACCGGCAGGTCCGCAGGAGAGAAGCGCGCCAATGGCTCCGGCTCCGTCCGGCTGCGCGGGAAGGCGTGGAGCGCACGACTCAGCCTCGGCGAGGCCGGTCGACCCACGTTCACCCTGCCGACGTGCCGTACGGAGCAAGAAGCCAATGCGCGGCTGCAGGTGCTGTCGGGACTTGCGGGGCGACTGCTCGCCGCCGGGCAAATCGTGCTCGGCGTGCCGCTGCTGGAGCAGGCTGCCGCACGCGAGGGAAGCGCTCTTCGGGATGTCCGGCTTGCCATCGACCAGCTGTGCAAGGGAGAAGCGCGCGCCCGCGCAACCGGAGAAACCACCTTTGCCGAGTTTGCTGAGCGGGTGCTTTCCGGAAAGCTGGCCGAGCAGTACCCGGATCATGTGAAGGCGATTCGCAGTGCGGATGATTACAGATCGAGGTTGGCGCACGTACTCGACGTGCTCGGTCCCGTTCCTCTCGTGCGCCTCACGATCGATCATGCCGATCGCGCGATGTCCTTGTTGCCGGGGCACCTGGAGCCTAGCACGCGCCGAAATGTTGCGATGGTCGTTCACCGCATATTGTCGTTGGCTGTGTATCCAGCGCGCCTCATAGGCGGCAATCCGTTGCCGCGCGGATGGGTTCCCAAGGCAGACCACGACAAGGCAAAAGGGTACCTGTACCCGGACGAGGATCAGCTCCTCATGGGGAGCAAGGTGATTCCCTTATGCTTCCGGATCTACTACGGCTTCCTCATTCGCGAGGGAATGCGAGCCGACGAGGCCGGACAGCTGGAGTGGTCGGATGTGGATCTCGACCGGGGAGCCGTTGTTCTCGATGAGAACAAGACGGACGAGCCCCGGGCATGGGCGCTTTCGTCCGACGTCGTGCGCGCGCTCCGGAAGTGGCGCGAGATCTGCCCGGACCAGGTACGCGTCTTCGTAGGAAAGTGGGGCTGCAACTCTTTACCGGGTCGCAACGGGGCGGAGCGCTTCAGAGACCACCTCCGACGCGCGGGCATAACTCGGCCTGAGCTGTTCGAGACCACGGATTCAAGGCTGAACATCCGCTTGCACGACACGCGCGCGACCTTCATCACGATCAAGCTCTCGAACGGCCGCACGGAGACGTGGATCTCCGATCGGACCGGGCACAAGTCGAGCGGCCAGATCCATCACTACAAGCGCGCCGCGCGCAAGGTCGCGGAACTCGGCCTAGGCGACTTCGCCCCCCTTGATGAGGCGATCCCCGAGTTGACGGGCAAGGAGCGTTCCGAGGGCACTCCCGCGCCGGCTGGCCCAGCTACGCGAGCGGCGAGCGCGGAGGCCGCCATCGCCCCCGCACAGACCGTCCAGGCGCCGGCGCGGGCCGACCTCTCCGCCCCCGTCGCGGCGGAGGCCGAGGCCCCCGAAGGGGCCCGGTTGGGCCCACGTTGGGCCAAGCCGACCGCGAGGGTGTCCGAGCCCCAAGCTGAACTCATTGAAATCATTGATCTTATCCCTGATCGCTCCTCCGTACCAGGGAAGTCCTTGGGCAACGAATTTGCGGTGGCGAACCGTTGCGATCCGTCGCGTTTGCCGCCGTTTTGTGGGGCGCCCACCGATCGCACCCCTTTTGAGGGCATAGCCCCCACCCGCGCCCATCCGCGAAACCC
- a CDS encoding TIR domain-containing protein, with amino-acid sequence MTRSDGRPVRVLISFSPADRALEEQLVRHLHVLVRFAGIDLWTADRVGAGEDWREAFDAALERADVALLLMSADFLASDLVQDVEMPKLLRRREEGGLKVIPVLLRSCLWHAHPWLGGLSPLPGGDRAIASLQEDDRDRALMGIAAEVARCSGALSSPGPLDDVLATGRDAALPRAADNEILVLVAQFASATPDRIHVEERISRALSRAKERLPGVPFRIERLRDVTIGDGDEAGAARILARCNARLLIWGHYDAIGFAPRLLVDPAAVLESAVPVFDEVLRDDADASFRRYILRGLGDDLRTWALLVIGELLYWGRRFDDAMTAIDLALADWDARPDEPDAELQARVARGLFYKGVVAGTQRGDVAAAAACFRRALELRPAAYVAAYNLGDALYNLGDHEGAIRAYTTVMDTGGAHYPSLVGRGHARYELGRFREAVEDYTAALGLMTSADVLLARSRAFQKLGQARFALGDYALAKEVDPLASLAWDYLDASLFPSLGKSERADAHFAPFGDGSPAEVTFFSDPARRFLGRPAPPLGTRGKLVDPAVDAVAGALSDLYRSTGIFKEGTPTYVENGRMSAGHDFLRAFAGGLPDPEGVLRTVVTLVRFGVRRPLSALVELPDVRARLAPRLSAALDVLLTRDAAYLHAMAITGCDPVDWIGDEARHVPLCEAVAERIRALEGDTHDYTVKTRLRDKTIMDVLFGLGPPDGGFSSMSFKRDDAANLGVSYRQSRGERVQRTWHERDVDRIARGRARRQMARIGDDAAFWRRVDDLLGFLVENAILPARVRQRIAEAWHN; translated from the coding sequence GTGACCCGCTCCGATGGCCGGCCCGTCCGGGTGCTGATCAGCTTTAGCCCCGCGGATCGCGCGCTCGAAGAGCAGCTCGTCCGCCACCTCCACGTCCTCGTCCGCTTCGCCGGGATCGATCTCTGGACAGCCGACCGCGTGGGCGCCGGCGAGGACTGGCGCGAGGCGTTCGACGCGGCCCTAGAACGCGCAGACGTCGCGCTCCTGCTGATGAGCGCCGACTTCCTGGCGTCGGACTTGGTGCAGGACGTCGAGATGCCGAAGCTGCTCCGGAGGAGAGAGGAGGGCGGGCTGAAGGTGATCCCGGTGCTCCTGCGGAGCTGCCTCTGGCACGCGCACCCCTGGCTCGGCGGCCTCTCGCCCCTGCCGGGCGGCGATCGCGCCATCGCCTCGCTCCAGGAAGACGACCGCGATCGGGCGCTGATGGGGATCGCCGCCGAGGTCGCGCGGTGCTCCGGCGCCCTGTCCTCGCCCGGCCCTCTCGATGACGTGCTGGCGACGGGGCGCGACGCGGCGCTCCCGCGCGCCGCAGACAACGAGATCCTGGTCCTCGTCGCGCAGTTTGCCAGCGCGACGCCGGACCGCATCCACGTCGAGGAGCGAATCTCCCGGGCGCTGTCCCGCGCGAAGGAGCGCCTGCCGGGCGTCCCATTCCGGATCGAGCGCCTGCGCGACGTCACCATCGGCGACGGCGACGAGGCCGGCGCGGCGCGGATCCTCGCGAGGTGCAACGCCAGGCTCCTGATCTGGGGCCACTACGACGCCATCGGCTTCGCGCCGCGGCTCCTCGTCGACCCCGCTGCGGTCCTGGAGTCGGCGGTACCGGTCTTCGACGAGGTCCTCCGGGACGACGCCGACGCGAGCTTCCGCCGGTACATCCTGAGAGGGCTGGGAGACGACCTCCGGACCTGGGCCCTGCTCGTGATCGGCGAGCTGCTCTACTGGGGCCGGCGCTTCGACGACGCCATGACGGCGATCGACCTGGCGCTCGCCGACTGGGACGCGCGTCCGGACGAACCCGATGCGGAGCTCCAGGCTCGGGTCGCGCGCGGGCTCTTCTACAAGGGGGTGGTCGCGGGCACCCAGCGGGGCGACGTCGCGGCGGCAGCCGCGTGCTTCCGGCGGGCACTGGAGCTGAGGCCGGCGGCCTACGTCGCGGCGTACAACCTGGGAGACGCGCTCTACAACTTGGGCGACCACGAGGGCGCGATCCGGGCGTACACGACCGTGATGGACACCGGCGGCGCGCACTACCCCTCGCTGGTCGGGCGCGGGCACGCCCGCTACGAGCTCGGGCGCTTCCGCGAGGCCGTCGAGGACTACACTGCGGCGCTCGGCCTGATGACCTCGGCGGATGTGCTCCTTGCGCGCTCGCGGGCCTTCCAGAAGCTCGGTCAGGCACGCTTCGCGCTGGGCGACTACGCGCTGGCCAAGGAGGTGGACCCCTTAGCCTCCCTGGCCTGGGATTACCTGGACGCCAGCCTCTTCCCCTCGCTCGGCAAGAGCGAACGAGCGGACGCCCACTTCGCCCCTTTCGGAGACGGCTCTCCCGCGGAGGTGACGTTCTTTTCGGACCCCGCGCGGCGCTTTCTCGGTCGCCCGGCGCCGCCGCTCGGCACGCGTGGCAAGCTGGTCGATCCCGCCGTCGACGCCGTGGCCGGCGCGCTCTCGGATCTCTACCGCTCGACCGGCATCTTCAAGGAGGGAACGCCGACTTACGTCGAGAACGGGCGGATGAGCGCAGGACACGATTTCCTCAGGGCGTTCGCCGGCGGGTTGCCGGACCCCGAGGGGGTGTTGCGCACGGTGGTCACCCTGGTGCGCTTTGGGGTCCGCAGGCCGCTCTCCGCGCTGGTCGAGCTGCCGGACGTGCGCGCGCGGCTCGCGCCGCGGCTCTCTGCCGCCCTCGACGTGCTCCTCACGCGGGACGCCGCGTACCTGCACGCGATGGCCATCACCGGCTGCGATCCGGTGGACTGGATCGGCGACGAGGCGCGCCACGTACCTCTTTGCGAAGCGGTAGCCGAGCGGATCCGGGCGCTTGAAGGGGACACCCACGACTACACGGTCAAGACCAGGCTTCGCGACAAAACGATCATGGACGTGCTCTTCGGGCTCGGGCCCCCCGACGGCGGCTTCAGCTCGATGTCCTTCAAACGCGACGACGCCGCGAACCTCGGTGTCTCCTACCGGCAAAGCAGGGGGGAACGCGTCCAGAGGACGTGGCACGAGAGGGACGTCGACCGTATCGCGCGGGGGCGCGCCCGGAGACAGATGGCCCGGATAGGGGACGACGCTGCGTTCTGGAGGCGCGTCGACGATCTGCTGGGCTTCCTCGTCGAAAACGCGATCCTGCCTGCCCGCGTCCGGCAACGGATTGCCGAGGCCTGGCACAACTGA
- a CDS encoding transposase produces the protein MPPDDGGEARFEPKRHGPLTVELDGFNVEAAVRIEGYDDQGRERLVLYRARPCFALGQLSILRNGRVAYQVKYPRRKGTHRVMMPIVFLARLAALVPPPRHPLVRYHGVLAPHAKQRSVVVPKATGKACKGDQRAGADSAGSDDKKTTITPMPTS, from the coding sequence GTGCCGCCGGACGATGGAGGTGAAGCGCGGTTCGAGCCGAAGCGCCATGGGCCGCTCACGGTGGAGCTCGATGGTTTCAACGTCGAGGCGGCGGTGCGCATCGAGGGCTACGACGACCAGGGGCGCGAGCGGCTCGTCCTGTATCGCGCGCGTCCCTGCTTCGCTTTGGGGCAGCTCAGTATCCTCCGCAACGGTCGGGTGGCCTATCAGGTGAAGTACCCGCGGCGAAAAGGAACGCATCGGGTGATGATGCCGATTGTGTTTCTCGCGAGGCTCGCCGCGCTGGTGCCGCCGCCGCGCCATCCGCTGGTGCGCTACCACGGTGTGCTCGCGCCGCATGCGAAGCAACGCAGCGTCGTGGTACCGAAGGCGACGGGGAAGGCGTGTAAGGGCGACCAGCGCGCCGGAGCTGATAGCGCGGGCAGCGATGACAAGAAGACGACGATCACGCCCATGCCGACGAGTTAG